The proteins below come from a single Malus domestica chromosome 03, GDT2T_hap1 genomic window:
- the LOC103427090 gene encoding protein NETWORKED 4A-like isoform X3 has translation MANSLVESNKTMKRLESRKSRSWWWDSHISPKNSKWLADNLEEMDRSIKRMLKLIEEDGDSFAKKAEMYYQKRPELIAHVEEFYRLYRSLAERYDHVTGELRKNAPSDLQSQSSCLSDIGSELPSALPSPDVQPGKLGRHKSGPRAAGFDFFLGPGGNSSDHYQKEGDESFSFTDYSEAESDDSSVNNYSTPLSNGLDQGQTRKIIELEIELREVKEKLRMQQEENVDSSFTGAKPDHTEEFPAKIAEYEHELTSRNEKLRESEEEIARLNIKIKRYESSQHNNGLKLALEPEPAQHNNGLKLALEPEPAQHNNGLKLALEFSKPKEAKIHEGARDREINEPSEFHKRVGGSGEVQDRDSKIEAMVKELRATKDRLQHSEKEVASLRQQLESNKPSEEIQRLQGQLESAKKDISMWKTKLNTEKREVSKLQERISRLKGSLTDRDNEVMDLKIAVSDAEEKIFPEKAQVKAEISRLQSERTHLEEQLKDWESRGRLLEDEIRQMKAGKAEMEERLKGKIEQLKADILERSNQMENLNKTLDAMKTEREELSTKAAMLQAEASSRDDQINEINKNLQQMQTEHQELLNGAEGARKLVEELTERAKELEEEIQRQRVVIMEGAEEKREAIRQLCFSLEHYRNGYNMLRQACMGNNKRVPVLAT, from the exons ATGGCTAATTCTTTG GTTGAGTCCAATAAGACTATGAAGAGGTTAGAATCAAGAAAGTCGCGTTCATGGTGGTGGGATAGTCACATCAGTCCCAAGAACTCTAAGTGGCTTGCAGATAATCTCGAGG AGATGGATCGGAGCATCAAACGGATGTTGAAGCTGATCGAAGAGGATGGGGATTCATTTGCAAAAAAGGCTGAAATGTATTATCAAAAGAGGCCTGAATTGATTGCTCACGTTGAAGAGTTTTATCGCTTGTACCGGTCCCTGGCCGAACGTTATGATCATGTGACAGGAGAATTGCGGAAGAATGCACCCTCGGATCTCCAATCCCAGAGTTCATGCCTTTCTGACATTGGTTCAGAACTGCCATCTGCATTGCCATCTCCTGATGTCCAACCCGGAAAGCTAGGTCGTCATAAATCTGGCCCTCGTGCTGCTGGCTTTGATTTCTTCCTTGGCCCTGGTGGAAACAGCTCAGATCATTACCAGAAAGAGGGAGACGAATCATTTTCATTTACCGATTATTCTGAGGCAGAATCTGATGATTCTTCAGTCAACAATTATTCAACTCCCTTGTCAAATGGTCTTGATCAAGGGCAGACGAGAAAGATAATTGAGTTGGAAATTGAGCTTCGTGAAGTGAAGGAGAAGCTCCGGATGCAGCAGGAAGAGAATGTGGACAGTTCATTCACGGGTGCAAAACCTGATCATACCGAAGAATTTCCTGCAAAAATTGCAGAATATGAGCATGAGCTGACAAGCAGAAATGAAAAATTGCGGGAATCGGAAGAAGAGATTGCCAGGTTGAACATCAAGATCAAAAGGTACGAGTCTTCGCAACATAATAATGGTCTTAAGCTTGCAC TTGAACCAGAGCCTGCACAACATAATAATGGTCTTAAGCTTGCACTTGAACCAGAGCCTGCACAACATAATAATGGTCTTAAGCTTGCACTTGAATTTTCAAAACCGAAAGAGGCCAAGATACATGAGGGTGCAAGAGACAGGGAGATAAATGAACCGTCAGAGTTTCATAAAAGGGTCGGTGGGTCGGGAGAAGTTCAAGACAGAGATAGCAAGATTGAGGCAATGGTGAAAGAGCTTAGAGCCACAAAAGATAGACTTCAACATTCAGAAAAAGAGGTTGCAAGTTTGAGACAGCAACTTGAGAGTAATAAACCCTCTGAGGAAATCCAACGGTTGCAGGGTCAGCTTGAATCCGCTAAGAAGGATATTTCTATGTGGAAAACGAAGCTCAACACAGAGAAACGAGAGGTGTCCAAGCTGCAGGAACGAATTTCAAGGTTGAAAGGTAGTTTAACAGACCGAGATAATGAAGTCATGGATTTGAAAATCGCAGTATCTGATGCCGAGGAGAAGATTTTCCCCGAGAAGGCACAGGTTAAGGCTGAAATATCTCGATTGCAATCAGAACGGACACATTTAGAGGAGCAGCTTAAAGATTGGGAATCACGTGGTCGTTTGTTGGAGGATGAAATCAGACAGATGAAAGCTGGAAAAGCAGAAATGGAGGAGAGACTTAAAGGCAAAATCGAGCAGTTGAAGGCGGACATCCTTGAGAGAAGCAACCAAATGGAGAATTTAAACAAGACCCTTGATGCAATGAAAACAGAAAGAGAGGAGCTTAGCACCAAAGCCGCTATGCTACAGGCAGAGGCAAGTTCAAGAGACGATCAGATCAATGAGATAAACAAGAATTTGCAGCAAATGCAGACGGAACATCAAGAACTGCTCAACGGGGCTGAAGGGGCGCGAAAACTGGTGGAGGAGCTGACAGAAAGAGCAAAGGAACTCGAGGAGGAGATTCAGAGGCAAAGAGTCGTGATCATGGAAGGAGCAGAAGAAAAACGAGAAGCTATAAGGCAGCTGTGCTTCTCGCTCGAACATTACAGGAACGGATACAATATGCTTCGACAAGCTTGTATGGGAAACAACAAAAGAGTTCCAGTTTTGGCAACTTAA
- the LOC103427090 gene encoding protein NETWORKED 4A-like isoform X1 translates to MANSLVESNKTMKRLESRKSRSWWWDSHISPKNSKWLADNLEEMDRSIKRMLKLIEEDGDSFAKKAEMYYQKRPELIAHVEEFYRLYRSLAERYDHVTGELRKNAPSDLQSQSSCLSDIGSELPSALPSPDVQPGKLGRHKSGPRAAGFDFFLGPGGNSSDHYQKEGDESFSFTDYSEAESDDSSVNNYSTPLSNGLDQGQTRKIIELEIELREVKEKLRMQQEENVDSSFTGAKPDHTEEFPAKIAEYEHELTSRNEKLRESEEEIARLNIKIKRYESSQHNNGLKLAPEPESAQHNNGLKLALEPEPAQHNNGLKLALEPEPAQHNNGLKLALEFSKPKEAKIHEGARDREINEPSEFHKRVGGSGEVQDRDSKIEAMVKELRATKDRLQHSEKEVASLRQQLESNKPSEEIQRLQGQLESAKKDISMWKTKLNTEKREVSKLQERISRLKGSLTDRDNEVMDLKIAVSDAEEKIFPEKAQVKAEISRLQSERTHLEEQLKDWESRGRLLEDEIRQMKAGKAEMEERLKGKIEQLKADILERSNQMENLNKTLDAMKTEREELSTKAAMLQAEASSRDDQINEINKNLQQMQTEHQELLNGAEGARKLVEELTERAKELEEEIQRQRVVIMEGAEEKREAIRQLCFSLEHYRNGYNMLRQACMGNNKRVPVLAT, encoded by the exons ATGGCTAATTCTTTG GTTGAGTCCAATAAGACTATGAAGAGGTTAGAATCAAGAAAGTCGCGTTCATGGTGGTGGGATAGTCACATCAGTCCCAAGAACTCTAAGTGGCTTGCAGATAATCTCGAGG AGATGGATCGGAGCATCAAACGGATGTTGAAGCTGATCGAAGAGGATGGGGATTCATTTGCAAAAAAGGCTGAAATGTATTATCAAAAGAGGCCTGAATTGATTGCTCACGTTGAAGAGTTTTATCGCTTGTACCGGTCCCTGGCCGAACGTTATGATCATGTGACAGGAGAATTGCGGAAGAATGCACCCTCGGATCTCCAATCCCAGAGTTCATGCCTTTCTGACATTGGTTCAGAACTGCCATCTGCATTGCCATCTCCTGATGTCCAACCCGGAAAGCTAGGTCGTCATAAATCTGGCCCTCGTGCTGCTGGCTTTGATTTCTTCCTTGGCCCTGGTGGAAACAGCTCAGATCATTACCAGAAAGAGGGAGACGAATCATTTTCATTTACCGATTATTCTGAGGCAGAATCTGATGATTCTTCAGTCAACAATTATTCAACTCCCTTGTCAAATGGTCTTGATCAAGGGCAGACGAGAAAGATAATTGAGTTGGAAATTGAGCTTCGTGAAGTGAAGGAGAAGCTCCGGATGCAGCAGGAAGAGAATGTGGACAGTTCATTCACGGGTGCAAAACCTGATCATACCGAAGAATTTCCTGCAAAAATTGCAGAATATGAGCATGAGCTGACAAGCAGAAATGAAAAATTGCGGGAATCGGAAGAAGAGATTGCCAGGTTGAACATCAAGATCAAAAGGTACGAGTCTTCGCAACATAATAATGGTCTTAAGCTTGCACCTGAACCAGAGTCTGCACAACATAATAATGGTCTTAAGCTTGCACTTGAACCAGAGCCTGCACAACATAATAATGGTCTTAAGCTTGCACTTGAACCAGAGCCTGCACAACATAATAATGGTCTTAAGCTTGCACTTGAATTTTCAAAACCGAAAGAGGCCAAGATACATGAGGGTGCAAGAGACAGGGAGATAAATGAACCGTCAGAGTTTCATAAAAGGGTCGGTGGGTCGGGAGAAGTTCAAGACAGAGATAGCAAGATTGAGGCAATGGTGAAAGAGCTTAGAGCCACAAAAGATAGACTTCAACATTCAGAAAAAGAGGTTGCAAGTTTGAGACAGCAACTTGAGAGTAATAAACCCTCTGAGGAAATCCAACGGTTGCAGGGTCAGCTTGAATCCGCTAAGAAGGATATTTCTATGTGGAAAACGAAGCTCAACACAGAGAAACGAGAGGTGTCCAAGCTGCAGGAACGAATTTCAAGGTTGAAAGGTAGTTTAACAGACCGAGATAATGAAGTCATGGATTTGAAAATCGCAGTATCTGATGCCGAGGAGAAGATTTTCCCCGAGAAGGCACAGGTTAAGGCTGAAATATCTCGATTGCAATCAGAACGGACACATTTAGAGGAGCAGCTTAAAGATTGGGAATCACGTGGTCGTTTGTTGGAGGATGAAATCAGACAGATGAAAGCTGGAAAAGCAGAAATGGAGGAGAGACTTAAAGGCAAAATCGAGCAGTTGAAGGCGGACATCCTTGAGAGAAGCAACCAAATGGAGAATTTAAACAAGACCCTTGATGCAATGAAAACAGAAAGAGAGGAGCTTAGCACCAAAGCCGCTATGCTACAGGCAGAGGCAAGTTCAAGAGACGATCAGATCAATGAGATAAACAAGAATTTGCAGCAAATGCAGACGGAACATCAAGAACTGCTCAACGGGGCTGAAGGGGCGCGAAAACTGGTGGAGGAGCTGACAGAAAGAGCAAAGGAACTCGAGGAGGAGATTCAGAGGCAAAGAGTCGTGATCATGGAAGGAGCAGAAGAAAAACGAGAAGCTATAAGGCAGCTGTGCTTCTCGCTCGAACATTACAGGAACGGATACAATATGCTTCGACAAGCTTGTATGGGAAACAACAAAAGAGTTCCAGTTTTGGCAACTTAA
- the LOC103427090 gene encoding protein NETWORKED 4A-like isoform X2, which yields MKRLESRKSRSWWWDSHISPKNSKWLADNLEEMDRSIKRMLKLIEEDGDSFAKKAEMYYQKRPELIAHVEEFYRLYRSLAERYDHVTGELRKNAPSDLQSQSSCLSDIGSELPSALPSPDVQPGKLGRHKSGPRAAGFDFFLGPGGNSSDHYQKEGDESFSFTDYSEAESDDSSVNNYSTPLSNGLDQGQTRKIIELEIELREVKEKLRMQQEENVDSSFTGAKPDHTEEFPAKIAEYEHELTSRNEKLRESEEEIARLNIKIKRYESSQHNNGLKLAPEPESAQHNNGLKLALEPEPAQHNNGLKLALEPEPAQHNNGLKLALEFSKPKEAKIHEGARDREINEPSEFHKRVGGSGEVQDRDSKIEAMVKELRATKDRLQHSEKEVASLRQQLESNKPSEEIQRLQGQLESAKKDISMWKTKLNTEKREVSKLQERISRLKGSLTDRDNEVMDLKIAVSDAEEKIFPEKAQVKAEISRLQSERTHLEEQLKDWESRGRLLEDEIRQMKAGKAEMEERLKGKIEQLKADILERSNQMENLNKTLDAMKTEREELSTKAAMLQAEASSRDDQINEINKNLQQMQTEHQELLNGAEGARKLVEELTERAKELEEEIQRQRVVIMEGAEEKREAIRQLCFSLEHYRNGYNMLRQACMGNNKRVPVLAT from the exons ATGAAGAGGTTAGAATCAAGAAAGTCGCGTTCATGGTGGTGGGATAGTCACATCAGTCCCAAGAACTCTAAGTGGCTTGCAGATAATCTCGAGG AGATGGATCGGAGCATCAAACGGATGTTGAAGCTGATCGAAGAGGATGGGGATTCATTTGCAAAAAAGGCTGAAATGTATTATCAAAAGAGGCCTGAATTGATTGCTCACGTTGAAGAGTTTTATCGCTTGTACCGGTCCCTGGCCGAACGTTATGATCATGTGACAGGAGAATTGCGGAAGAATGCACCCTCGGATCTCCAATCCCAGAGTTCATGCCTTTCTGACATTGGTTCAGAACTGCCATCTGCATTGCCATCTCCTGATGTCCAACCCGGAAAGCTAGGTCGTCATAAATCTGGCCCTCGTGCTGCTGGCTTTGATTTCTTCCTTGGCCCTGGTGGAAACAGCTCAGATCATTACCAGAAAGAGGGAGACGAATCATTTTCATTTACCGATTATTCTGAGGCAGAATCTGATGATTCTTCAGTCAACAATTATTCAACTCCCTTGTCAAATGGTCTTGATCAAGGGCAGACGAGAAAGATAATTGAGTTGGAAATTGAGCTTCGTGAAGTGAAGGAGAAGCTCCGGATGCAGCAGGAAGAGAATGTGGACAGTTCATTCACGGGTGCAAAACCTGATCATACCGAAGAATTTCCTGCAAAAATTGCAGAATATGAGCATGAGCTGACAAGCAGAAATGAAAAATTGCGGGAATCGGAAGAAGAGATTGCCAGGTTGAACATCAAGATCAAAAGGTACGAGTCTTCGCAACATAATAATGGTCTTAAGCTTGCACCTGAACCAGAGTCTGCACAACATAATAATGGTCTTAAGCTTGCACTTGAACCAGAGCCTGCACAACATAATAATGGTCTTAAGCTTGCACTTGAACCAGAGCCTGCACAACATAATAATGGTCTTAAGCTTGCACTTGAATTTTCAAAACCGAAAGAGGCCAAGATACATGAGGGTGCAAGAGACAGGGAGATAAATGAACCGTCAGAGTTTCATAAAAGGGTCGGTGGGTCGGGAGAAGTTCAAGACAGAGATAGCAAGATTGAGGCAATGGTGAAAGAGCTTAGAGCCACAAAAGATAGACTTCAACATTCAGAAAAAGAGGTTGCAAGTTTGAGACAGCAACTTGAGAGTAATAAACCCTCTGAGGAAATCCAACGGTTGCAGGGTCAGCTTGAATCCGCTAAGAAGGATATTTCTATGTGGAAAACGAAGCTCAACACAGAGAAACGAGAGGTGTCCAAGCTGCAGGAACGAATTTCAAGGTTGAAAGGTAGTTTAACAGACCGAGATAATGAAGTCATGGATTTGAAAATCGCAGTATCTGATGCCGAGGAGAAGATTTTCCCCGAGAAGGCACAGGTTAAGGCTGAAATATCTCGATTGCAATCAGAACGGACACATTTAGAGGAGCAGCTTAAAGATTGGGAATCACGTGGTCGTTTGTTGGAGGATGAAATCAGACAGATGAAAGCTGGAAAAGCAGAAATGGAGGAGAGACTTAAAGGCAAAATCGAGCAGTTGAAGGCGGACATCCTTGAGAGAAGCAACCAAATGGAGAATTTAAACAAGACCCTTGATGCAATGAAAACAGAAAGAGAGGAGCTTAGCACCAAAGCCGCTATGCTACAGGCAGAGGCAAGTTCAAGAGACGATCAGATCAATGAGATAAACAAGAATTTGCAGCAAATGCAGACGGAACATCAAGAACTGCTCAACGGGGCTGAAGGGGCGCGAAAACTGGTGGAGGAGCTGACAGAAAGAGCAAAGGAACTCGAGGAGGAGATTCAGAGGCAAAGAGTCGTGATCATGGAAGGAGCAGAAGAAAAACGAGAAGCTATAAGGCAGCTGTGCTTCTCGCTCGAACATTACAGGAACGGATACAATATGCTTCGACAAGCTTGTATGGGAAACAACAAAAGAGTTCCAGTTTTGGCAACTTAA
- the LOC103427090 gene encoding protein NETWORKED 4A-like isoform X4, whose product MDRSIKRMLKLIEEDGDSFAKKAEMYYQKRPELIAHVEEFYRLYRSLAERYDHVTGELRKNAPSDLQSQSSCLSDIGSELPSALPSPDVQPGKLGRHKSGPRAAGFDFFLGPGGNSSDHYQKEGDESFSFTDYSEAESDDSSVNNYSTPLSNGLDQGQTRKIIELEIELREVKEKLRMQQEENVDSSFTGAKPDHTEEFPAKIAEYEHELTSRNEKLRESEEEIARLNIKIKRYESSQHNNGLKLAPEPESAQHNNGLKLALEPEPAQHNNGLKLALEPEPAQHNNGLKLALEFSKPKEAKIHEGARDREINEPSEFHKRVGGSGEVQDRDSKIEAMVKELRATKDRLQHSEKEVASLRQQLESNKPSEEIQRLQGQLESAKKDISMWKTKLNTEKREVSKLQERISRLKGSLTDRDNEVMDLKIAVSDAEEKIFPEKAQVKAEISRLQSERTHLEEQLKDWESRGRLLEDEIRQMKAGKAEMEERLKGKIEQLKADILERSNQMENLNKTLDAMKTEREELSTKAAMLQAEASSRDDQINEINKNLQQMQTEHQELLNGAEGARKLVEELTERAKELEEEIQRQRVVIMEGAEEKREAIRQLCFSLEHYRNGYNMLRQACMGNNKRVPVLAT is encoded by the coding sequence ATGGATCGGAGCATCAAACGGATGTTGAAGCTGATCGAAGAGGATGGGGATTCATTTGCAAAAAAGGCTGAAATGTATTATCAAAAGAGGCCTGAATTGATTGCTCACGTTGAAGAGTTTTATCGCTTGTACCGGTCCCTGGCCGAACGTTATGATCATGTGACAGGAGAATTGCGGAAGAATGCACCCTCGGATCTCCAATCCCAGAGTTCATGCCTTTCTGACATTGGTTCAGAACTGCCATCTGCATTGCCATCTCCTGATGTCCAACCCGGAAAGCTAGGTCGTCATAAATCTGGCCCTCGTGCTGCTGGCTTTGATTTCTTCCTTGGCCCTGGTGGAAACAGCTCAGATCATTACCAGAAAGAGGGAGACGAATCATTTTCATTTACCGATTATTCTGAGGCAGAATCTGATGATTCTTCAGTCAACAATTATTCAACTCCCTTGTCAAATGGTCTTGATCAAGGGCAGACGAGAAAGATAATTGAGTTGGAAATTGAGCTTCGTGAAGTGAAGGAGAAGCTCCGGATGCAGCAGGAAGAGAATGTGGACAGTTCATTCACGGGTGCAAAACCTGATCATACCGAAGAATTTCCTGCAAAAATTGCAGAATATGAGCATGAGCTGACAAGCAGAAATGAAAAATTGCGGGAATCGGAAGAAGAGATTGCCAGGTTGAACATCAAGATCAAAAGGTACGAGTCTTCGCAACATAATAATGGTCTTAAGCTTGCACCTGAACCAGAGTCTGCACAACATAATAATGGTCTTAAGCTTGCACTTGAACCAGAGCCTGCACAACATAATAATGGTCTTAAGCTTGCACTTGAACCAGAGCCTGCACAACATAATAATGGTCTTAAGCTTGCACTTGAATTTTCAAAACCGAAAGAGGCCAAGATACATGAGGGTGCAAGAGACAGGGAGATAAATGAACCGTCAGAGTTTCATAAAAGGGTCGGTGGGTCGGGAGAAGTTCAAGACAGAGATAGCAAGATTGAGGCAATGGTGAAAGAGCTTAGAGCCACAAAAGATAGACTTCAACATTCAGAAAAAGAGGTTGCAAGTTTGAGACAGCAACTTGAGAGTAATAAACCCTCTGAGGAAATCCAACGGTTGCAGGGTCAGCTTGAATCCGCTAAGAAGGATATTTCTATGTGGAAAACGAAGCTCAACACAGAGAAACGAGAGGTGTCCAAGCTGCAGGAACGAATTTCAAGGTTGAAAGGTAGTTTAACAGACCGAGATAATGAAGTCATGGATTTGAAAATCGCAGTATCTGATGCCGAGGAGAAGATTTTCCCCGAGAAGGCACAGGTTAAGGCTGAAATATCTCGATTGCAATCAGAACGGACACATTTAGAGGAGCAGCTTAAAGATTGGGAATCACGTGGTCGTTTGTTGGAGGATGAAATCAGACAGATGAAAGCTGGAAAAGCAGAAATGGAGGAGAGACTTAAAGGCAAAATCGAGCAGTTGAAGGCGGACATCCTTGAGAGAAGCAACCAAATGGAGAATTTAAACAAGACCCTTGATGCAATGAAAACAGAAAGAGAGGAGCTTAGCACCAAAGCCGCTATGCTACAGGCAGAGGCAAGTTCAAGAGACGATCAGATCAATGAGATAAACAAGAATTTGCAGCAAATGCAGACGGAACATCAAGAACTGCTCAACGGGGCTGAAGGGGCGCGAAAACTGGTGGAGGAGCTGACAGAAAGAGCAAAGGAACTCGAGGAGGAGATTCAGAGGCAAAGAGTCGTGATCATGGAAGGAGCAGAAGAAAAACGAGAAGCTATAAGGCAGCTGTGCTTCTCGCTCGAACATTACAGGAACGGATACAATATGCTTCGACAAGCTTGTATGGGAAACAACAAAAGAGTTCCAGTTTTGGCAACTTAA